Proteins from a single region of Catenulispora acidiphila DSM 44928:
- a CDS encoding ArsR/SmtB family transcription factor, translating to MGSDETSSDLAGALHVTRRAIADAKADVRGALREVRAEVSDAREQVALLQEVVRTVTDIDTIKALADPTRLAILRSLSRDRVPKSAKELAEDLDQPQTKLYRHLKVLQEAGLIEAAETRVVSGIVETKYRAMQAGLSINPGENIDATREAMHDIIAGSLNDYRDRMLRAVELDLPELDEESAKKRGIVMNLSATVSEANADDFQQRLEALIAEFDDFPRDPDGVRVEGLVSWFRPKPAGQTDQTDQTGQTEDRPDPGSASA from the coding sequence ATGGGCAGCGATGAAACGAGCTCTGACCTGGCCGGAGCGCTCCATGTGACGCGCCGTGCCATCGCGGACGCCAAGGCCGATGTGCGCGGCGCGCTCCGTGAGGTGCGGGCGGAGGTCTCCGATGCGCGCGAGCAGGTGGCGTTGCTGCAGGAGGTGGTGCGGACCGTCACCGATATCGACACCATCAAGGCGCTCGCCGATCCCACGCGGTTGGCGATTCTGCGTTCGCTGTCCCGGGATCGGGTGCCGAAGTCGGCGAAGGAGTTGGCGGAGGATCTCGACCAGCCGCAGACCAAGCTCTATCGGCATCTGAAGGTGCTGCAGGAGGCCGGGCTGATCGAGGCCGCTGAGACGCGGGTGGTCTCCGGCATCGTCGAGACCAAGTACCGGGCCATGCAGGCCGGGCTGTCCATCAACCCCGGTGAGAACATCGACGCGACCCGGGAGGCGATGCACGACATCATCGCCGGGAGCCTGAACGACTACCGCGACCGGATGTTGCGCGCCGTCGAGCTCGACCTTCCGGAGCTGGACGAGGAGTCGGCGAAGAAGCGCGGCATCGTGATGAACCTGTCGGCGACCGTCTCCGAGGCGAACGCCGACGACTTCCAGCAGCGCCTGGAGGCGCTGATCGCCGAGTTCGACGATTTCCCGCGCGACCCCGACGGCGTCCGGGTCGAGGGCCTGGTCTCCTGGTTCAGGCCCAAGCCCGCGGGTCAGACGGATCAGACGGATCAGACGGGTCAGACGGAAGACCGTCCCGACCCCGGATCAGCGTCCGCATAG
- a CDS encoding NAD(P)/FAD-dependent oxidoreductase — protein MSSPISTDQLNENANQNENHSENESQTYDVVIIGGGAAGLSAALMLGRARRRVLVVDARAPRNANAGHMHGYLSRDGMPPLELLEHGRDEVLSYGGVIVTDFAEKAERTAEGFHVTLASGCTATGRQLLVATGLTDVLPDIPGLAELWARDVHVCPYCDGWEVRDGALATVATGPFSTHHTLLLRQWSADLVYFLNGQPLDDADRAKLTARGVRVEEQPLRRLVTSEGRLSALELADGTRVERETVFLVPAFEANGTLLDALGCEKDPETGWVSTGIGGRTSVPGVWAAGNVADPTNGVIAAAGAATMTAAQINAALVEADVAADVEAMRAAATTDVL, from the coding sequence ATGTCTTCCCCGATCAGCACTGATCAGCTCAACGAAAACGCGAACCAGAACGAGAACCACAGCGAGAACGAGAGCCAGACTTACGACGTCGTCATCATCGGCGGCGGTGCCGCAGGCCTGTCCGCCGCGCTGATGCTCGGCCGCGCACGCCGCCGGGTCCTCGTCGTCGACGCCCGCGCGCCGCGCAACGCCAACGCCGGCCACATGCACGGCTACCTGTCGCGGGACGGCATGCCGCCGCTGGAGCTGCTGGAGCACGGCCGCGACGAGGTGCTGTCCTACGGCGGCGTGATCGTGACCGACTTCGCGGAGAAGGCCGAGCGCACCGCGGAGGGATTCCACGTCACGCTCGCCAGCGGCTGCACCGCCACCGGACGGCAGCTGCTGGTCGCCACCGGCCTGACCGACGTGCTGCCGGACATCCCCGGCCTGGCCGAGCTGTGGGCGCGGGACGTGCACGTCTGCCCCTACTGCGACGGCTGGGAGGTCCGGGACGGCGCGCTGGCGACGGTCGCGACCGGACCGTTCTCGACGCACCACACCCTGCTGCTCCGGCAGTGGAGCGCGGACCTGGTGTACTTCCTCAACGGCCAGCCGCTCGACGACGCCGACCGCGCGAAGCTCACGGCGCGCGGGGTGCGCGTCGAGGAGCAGCCGCTGCGGCGACTGGTCACGAGCGAGGGCCGGCTGAGCGCGCTGGAGCTGGCGGACGGCACGCGCGTCGAGCGCGAGACCGTGTTCCTGGTGCCGGCTTTCGAAGCCAACGGAACGCTGCTGGACGCGCTCGGGTGCGAGAAGGATCCGGAGACCGGCTGGGTCTCGACGGGAATCGGCGGGCGCACGTCGGTCCCCGGCGTGTGGGCCGCGGGCAACGTCGCGGACCCGACCAACGGGGTCATCGCGGCGGCCGGCGCGGCGACGATGACCGCCGCGCAGATCAACGCCGCGTTGGTGGAAGCGGATGTGGCGGCGGACGTGGAAGCCATGAGGGCCGCCGCGACCACCGATGTGCTTTGA
- a CDS encoding DUF4031 domain-containing protein encodes MCFDDGVILIDPPTWPGHGRLWSHLVSDTSFAELHAFAEQLGVPPRGFERDHYDLPSTLYDKAIAAGATPVRSRELLQRLTAAGLRRPKHPRRPRDAG; translated from the coding sequence ATGTGCTTTGATGACGGCGTGATCCTCATCGACCCGCCGACCTGGCCCGGCCACGGTCGGCTGTGGTCGCACCTGGTGAGCGACACCTCGTTCGCGGAGCTGCACGCGTTCGCCGAGCAGCTGGGCGTCCCGCCGCGCGGCTTCGAGCGCGACCACTACGACCTGCCATCCACGCTCTACGACAAGGCGATCGCGGCCGGCGCCACACCGGTTCGCTCCCGTGAGCTGCTCCAGCGGTTGACAGCAGCCGGACTGCGCCGTCCCAAACACCCGAGGCGCCCCCGCGACGCCGGCTAG
- a CDS encoding ubiquitin-like small modifier protein 1, with translation MSITVRIPTILRTYTDGKAEVSVAGGTLAEVIDQLEADHTGIRARVLDDDGKLRRFVNVYVNDDDVRFAEGLGTAVPAGGSVSIIPAVAGG, from the coding sequence ATGAGCATCACCGTACGGATTCCCACCATCCTGCGTACTTACACCGACGGCAAGGCCGAGGTGTCGGTGGCAGGGGGTACCCTGGCGGAGGTGATCGATCAGTTGGAGGCCGACCACACCGGGATCCGCGCGCGCGTCCTCGACGACGACGGCAAGCTGCGGCGTTTCGTGAACGTCTATGTCAACGACGACGACGTCCGCTTCGCCGAGGGACTGGGGACCGCGGTGCCCGCCGGCGGCAGCGTCTCGATCATCCCGGCCGTCGCAGGGGGCTGA
- a CDS encoding Uma2 family endonuclease — MAVSAQERQLFHEFDAELHPNYRAELIAGRIVVSPPPPGSHAEVLAKVTKQLIRDAAVDTEISGHRGLETPFGNFIADLTVAEPGSFAGAPSWGTSAGSLMLVEVTSSAPEDDRETKRCAYAAAGIPIYLLIDRDRRETVLFSQPDVEAQDYRADIRVPFGTDLELPAPFCFVLTDFAPRAG; from the coding sequence ATGGCGGTCTCCGCGCAAGAACGGCAGCTCTTTCACGAGTTCGACGCGGAGCTTCACCCCAACTACCGCGCAGAACTCATCGCCGGACGGATCGTGGTCAGCCCGCCACCGCCTGGGTCGCATGCGGAGGTTCTGGCGAAAGTGACCAAGCAACTGATCCGTGATGCGGCAGTCGACACCGAGATCTCGGGCCATCGAGGCCTGGAAACGCCCTTCGGCAACTTCATCGCGGACTTGACCGTCGCCGAACCCGGCTCGTTCGCTGGCGCGCCGTCGTGGGGCACGTCTGCCGGGAGTCTCATGCTCGTCGAGGTGACCTCGTCCGCGCCGGAGGATGATCGGGAGACCAAGCGTTGCGCGTACGCCGCGGCGGGTATCCCGATTTACCTGCTGATCGACCGCGATCGGCGAGAGACCGTCCTGTTCAGCCAGCCCGATGTCGAAGCCCAGGACTACCGCGCGGACATCCGCGTCCCTTTCGGCACAGACCTCGAACTCCCCGCGCCGTTCTGCTTCGTCCTGACCGATTTCGCGCCGCGGGCCGGCTGA
- a CDS encoding cold-shock protein has protein sequence MAQGTVKWFNAEKGYGFIAVDGGSDVFVHYSAIQMDGYRSLEENQRVEFEISQGQKGPQADMVRVIV, from the coding sequence ATGGCTCAGGGTACCGTCAAGTGGTTCAACGCGGAGAAGGGCTACGGGTTCATCGCGGTCGACGGCGGGTCGGACGTCTTCGTCCACTACAGCGCGATCCAGATGGACGGCTACCGCAGCCTGGAGGAAAACCAGCGCGTCGAGTTCGAGATCTCGCAGGGCCAGAAGGGTCCGCAGGCCGACATGGTCCGGGTCATCGTCTGA
- a CDS encoding glucosyl-3-phosphoglycerate synthase encodes MLEEVERWLAARSSQASDWPLERLLAAKEAARARISVVLPALNEQETVGAIVATVREDLVEAVPLVDELLVVDSGSSDRTAENAAAAGAKVLHRDEILPAIPSVRGKGEVLWRSLAATTGDLICFVDADLKSFSSTVVTGVLGPLLCDPDIHLVKAMYDRPLVAGSAVLPAGGGRVTELVARPILNLHWPLLAGFVQPLGGEYAARRSLLERLPFPTGYGVETAMLIDTLALVGLDGMAQVDVGVRLHHHQDDAGLGRMASEIMQVAWERLQRDGRIVPGGDDARPHTLMTQFHREAEGFAPRSTDVTVVERPPMRTLIRGRDGLPSDPSDPSDPSDPRAWA; translated from the coding sequence GTGCTGGAAGAGGTGGAGCGGTGGCTTGCCGCGCGCTCCTCGCAAGCGTCGGACTGGCCGCTCGAGCGGCTGCTGGCCGCGAAGGAGGCAGCCCGGGCGCGGATCAGCGTGGTCCTGCCCGCGCTGAACGAGCAGGAGACGGTCGGCGCGATCGTCGCGACCGTGCGCGAGGACCTGGTCGAGGCCGTGCCGCTGGTCGACGAACTGCTGGTGGTGGACTCCGGCTCCTCCGACCGCACCGCGGAGAACGCGGCGGCGGCCGGGGCGAAGGTGCTGCACCGGGACGAGATCCTCCCCGCCATCCCGTCGGTCCGCGGCAAGGGCGAGGTCTTGTGGCGCTCCCTGGCGGCGACCACCGGCGACCTGATCTGCTTCGTCGACGCCGACCTGAAGTCCTTCTCCTCCACGGTGGTCACCGGCGTGCTCGGACCGCTGCTGTGCGATCCGGACATCCACCTGGTCAAGGCGATGTACGACCGGCCGCTGGTGGCCGGCTCGGCGGTCCTGCCGGCCGGCGGCGGCCGGGTCACCGAGCTCGTGGCGCGGCCGATCCTGAACCTGCACTGGCCGCTGCTGGCCGGATTCGTGCAGCCGCTGGGCGGGGAGTACGCGGCGCGCCGCTCGCTGCTGGAGCGGCTGCCGTTCCCGACCGGCTACGGCGTCGAGACCGCGATGCTGATCGACACCCTGGCGCTGGTCGGGCTGGACGGCATGGCGCAGGTCGACGTGGGGGTCCGGCTGCACCACCACCAGGACGACGCGGGTCTGGGCCGGATGGCCAGCGAGATCATGCAGGTCGCGTGGGAGCGGCTCCAGCGCGACGGCCGGATAGTGCCCGGCGGGGACGACGCCCGCCCCCACACGCTGATGACGCAGTTCCACCGCGAGGCCGAGGGGTTCGCGCCGCGCTCGACCGACGTCACCGTGGTGGAGCGGCCGCCTATGCGGACGCTGATCCGGGGTCGGGACGGTCTTCCGTCTGACCCGTCTGATCCGTCTGATCCGTCTGACCCGCGGGCTTGGGCCTGA
- the groL gene encoding chaperonin GroEL (60 kDa chaperone family; promotes refolding of misfolded polypeptides especially under stressful conditions; forms two stacked rings of heptamers to form a barrel-shaped 14mer; ends can be capped by GroES; misfolded proteins enter the barrel where they are refolded when GroES binds), with amino-acid sequence MSKIIAFDEEARRGLERGMNQLADAVKVTLGPRGRNVVLEKKWGAPTITNDGVSIAKEIELEDPYEKIGAELVKEVAKKTDDVAGDGTTTATVLAQALVREGLRNVAAGANPMALKRGIEAAVEAVSSELSGMAKDVETREQIAATASISAADTAIGDMIAEAMDKAGKEGVITVEESNTFGLELELTEGMRFDKGYISPYFATDLERMETSFDDPYLLIANSKIGNVKDVLPILEKVMQSGKPLVIIAEDVEGEALATLVVNKIRGTFKSVAVKAPGFGDRRKAMLGDIAILTGGQVVSEEVGLKLDSVGLEMLGKARKVVVTKDETTIVDGDGDSDSIEGRKNQIRAEIEKSDSDYDREKLQERLAKLAGGVAVIKAGAATEVELKERKHRIEDAVRNAKAAVEEGIVAGGGVALLQAGRKAFEKLDLAGDEATGANIVRLALEAPLKQISVNAGLEGGVVVEKVRGLESGFGLNAATGEYVDMIKAGILDPAKVTRSALQNAASIAALFLTTEAVIADKPEKAAAAAGGGMPGGDMDF; translated from the coding sequence ATGTCGAAGATCATCGCGTTCGACGAAGAGGCCCGTCGCGGTCTCGAGCGCGGCATGAACCAGCTCGCGGACGCGGTCAAGGTGACCCTCGGCCCGCGCGGGCGCAACGTCGTGCTGGAGAAGAAGTGGGGCGCCCCCACGATCACCAACGACGGTGTGTCGATCGCCAAGGAGATCGAGCTCGAGGACCCGTACGAGAAGATCGGCGCCGAGCTCGTCAAGGAAGTCGCCAAGAAGACCGACGACGTCGCGGGCGACGGCACCACCACCGCCACCGTGCTGGCCCAGGCGCTGGTCCGGGAGGGCCTGCGCAACGTGGCCGCCGGGGCGAACCCGATGGCGCTCAAGCGCGGCATCGAGGCGGCTGTGGAGGCGGTGTCCTCCGAGCTGTCCGGGATGGCCAAGGACGTCGAGACCCGCGAGCAGATCGCCGCGACCGCCTCGATCTCCGCCGCCGACACCGCGATCGGCGACATGATCGCCGAGGCGATGGACAAGGCCGGCAAGGAAGGCGTCATCACCGTCGAGGAGAGCAACACCTTCGGTCTGGAGCTGGAGCTCACCGAGGGCATGCGCTTCGACAAGGGCTACATCTCGCCCTACTTCGCCACCGACCTGGAGCGGATGGAGACGTCCTTCGACGACCCCTACCTGCTCATCGCGAACTCCAAGATCGGCAACGTCAAGGACGTCCTGCCGATCCTGGAGAAGGTGATGCAGAGCGGCAAGCCGCTGGTCATCATCGCCGAGGACGTCGAGGGCGAGGCGCTGGCCACCCTGGTCGTGAACAAGATCCGCGGCACCTTCAAGTCCGTCGCGGTCAAGGCTCCCGGCTTCGGCGACCGCCGCAAGGCGATGCTCGGCGACATCGCGATCCTGACCGGCGGCCAGGTCGTCTCCGAGGAGGTCGGCCTGAAGCTGGACTCCGTCGGCCTGGAGATGCTGGGCAAGGCCCGCAAGGTCGTGGTGACCAAGGACGAGACCACGATCGTGGACGGCGACGGCGACAGCGACTCCATCGAGGGCCGCAAGAACCAGATCCGCGCCGAGATCGAGAAGTCGGACTCCGACTACGACCGCGAGAAGCTGCAGGAGCGCCTGGCCAAGCTGGCCGGCGGCGTCGCGGTGATCAAGGCCGGAGCGGCGACCGAGGTCGAGCTCAAGGAGCGCAAGCACCGCATCGAGGACGCCGTGCGCAACGCCAAGGCGGCCGTCGAGGAGGGCATCGTCGCCGGCGGCGGCGTGGCCCTGCTGCAGGCCGGCCGCAAGGCCTTCGAGAAGCTGGACCTGGCGGGCGACGAGGCCACCGGCGCGAACATCGTGCGCCTGGCCCTGGAGGCCCCGCTCAAGCAGATCTCGGTCAACGCCGGCCTCGAGGGCGGCGTCGTGGTCGAGAAGGTGCGCGGCCTGGAGTCCGGCTTCGGCCTGAACGCCGCCACCGGCGAGTACGTGGACATGATCAAGGCCGGCATCCTCGACCCGGCGAAGGTCACCCGCTCCGCCCTGCAGAACGCGGCCTCCATCGCCGCGCTGTTCCTGACCACCGAAGCGGTCATCGCCGACAAGCCGGAGAAGGCCGCGGCCGCGGCCGGCGGCGGCATGCCCGGCGGCGACATGGACTTCTGA
- the thrC gene encoding threonine synthase: MSGTLSTAAPFGSAAHLSCRECGHTTDLGPTFACEECFGPLEISYDFGTVTREQIEAGPASIWRYAPLLPVPADVATRPTTNPGWTRLVRATNLGRELGLTNLHVKDDSGNPTHSFKDRVVAIAVQAAHAFGYTTLSCSSTGNLAGAVGAAAARAGLDSCVFIPSDLEKEKIVVASVYGGRLIAIDGTYDEVNRFCSELIGDELGEKWGFVNVNLRPYYAEGSKTLAYEIAEQLGWRLPEQIVVPVASGSQLTKIDKGFRELVKLGLVEDTPYKVIGAQGSGCAPVSQAYKDGIDVIRPVRQPDTIAKSLAIGNPADGPYVLDIARRSGGTVEDVTDDEIRAAVKQLARTEGIFAETAGGVTVGVLKKLADAGRLDPEALTVVINSGDGLKTLDAVSDCGPTATIKPSLDAFRATL, encoded by the coding sequence ATGTCCGGCACCCTCTCTACGGCCGCCCCCTTCGGTTCGGCCGCGCACCTGTCCTGTCGTGAGTGCGGCCACACCACAGACCTCGGCCCGACCTTCGCCTGCGAAGAGTGTTTCGGCCCGCTGGAGATCTCCTACGACTTCGGGACCGTCACCCGCGAGCAGATCGAGGCCGGCCCGGCCTCCATCTGGCGCTACGCCCCGCTGCTCCCGGTCCCGGCCGACGTCGCCACGCGGCCCACCACGAACCCCGGCTGGACCCGCCTGGTCCGCGCCACCAACCTCGGCCGCGAGCTCGGCCTGACGAACCTGCACGTGAAGGACGACTCCGGGAACCCGACGCACTCCTTCAAGGACCGCGTCGTGGCGATCGCCGTCCAGGCCGCCCACGCCTTCGGCTACACCACCTTGTCCTGCTCCTCCACCGGCAACCTGGCCGGCGCGGTCGGCGCCGCGGCGGCGCGCGCGGGACTGGACTCCTGCGTCTTCATCCCGTCGGACCTGGAGAAGGAGAAGATCGTCGTCGCCTCCGTCTACGGCGGCCGGCTGATCGCCATCGACGGGACCTACGACGAGGTGAACCGCTTCTGCAGCGAGCTGATCGGCGACGAGCTCGGCGAGAAGTGGGGCTTCGTCAACGTCAACCTGCGGCCGTACTACGCCGAGGGCTCCAAGACGCTGGCGTACGAGATCGCCGAGCAGCTCGGCTGGCGGCTGCCGGAGCAGATCGTGGTCCCGGTGGCCTCCGGATCGCAGCTCACGAAGATCGACAAGGGCTTCCGCGAGCTGGTCAAGCTCGGCCTGGTCGAGGACACCCCCTACAAGGTGATCGGCGCCCAGGGCTCCGGCTGCGCCCCTGTCTCGCAGGCGTACAAGGACGGCATCGACGTGATCCGCCCGGTCAGGCAGCCCGACACCATCGCCAAGTCGCTGGCGATCGGCAACCCGGCCGACGGTCCCTACGTGCTGGACATCGCCCGGCGCAGCGGCGGCACGGTCGAGGACGTGACCGACGACGAGATCCGCGCGGCCGTGAAGCAGCTGGCGCGCACCGAGGGCATCTTCGCCGAGACCGCGGGCGGGGTGACCGTCGGAGTGCTGAAGAAGCTCGCCGACGCCGGCCGGCTGGACCCCGAGGCGCTGACCGTGGTCATCAACTCCGGCGACGGGCTGAAGACCCTCGACGCGGTGTCCGACTGCGGGCCCACGGCGACCATCAAGCCGTCCCTGGACGCCTTCCGCGCGACGCTCTGA
- a CDS encoding ATP-binding protein, translating to MGNTIVTSGAIILQVSARGNLVVWTLALIAVSLITGILAIGTEWLISEGAEKKASEDRRAGWPDSRVVDGAAPLSLELPPADEQFVGRRLQLDQLRDMLRRTANDGRGAPVLALYGMGGVGKTSLAVQFAEEVRSEYPGGVLHLSLSAGGTSGLDAPDPATALGRLLAALGVRAGEVPPEEEARRRLYFDRLVGRRVLVVLDDAKSAAQVRPLLARVRGCATVITSRRPLGLLEAVPFTVGGLDDDSLRELLIRHVGARRVEEEPDAARQIIRACGGLPLALRLVAARLAADGHRTLAELADRLSLDEFRSGDVRVRDAIEVSYAELSARSRQAFRLLTLFPSISLREWAPAPLLDIPVADALEVMEDLVEAQLLERAARGGSNGTEYRFHALVREYAEERLAAEETPEDQRVALARLGGAFLALAEYAEHLTDPTVPRHGRDGGALPSSAEHWHVDDPALLRYAEYGPTRWLLGDCRRLGRMVERTHEAELWDLCWELSVVLARVLETVYTVWNRWDDVLRNGLDAAARRGDRRAESIIQQGYGVLRHYQDRFDEAEQHFTIALRLCREIGHRPGEAYTLRWIGRGHYFAGRFAAAVHELEQALELSRALGNKLAEARVLRDLCEAYAGLRRFTDAEEAIRAALALFEGDAVDQGADWDVRQPAEAARARRDLGVLLNRRYKFAEAEQQLTSAVDTLTELGHWYWRASAVFDLAMLRLRQHRPIEAEALMWQSFDTFNDSGYRYWTAVVARRLAMLRLEQGRVEEAVELMMPVLETFQHLGLGLWESYTLRVLAWARREEGRLDVADQHLEDAAALAERYQDPWGLMRVHWMQASVWMAQGRTTDAVRLYRDAAATAARYEEPWQEAEILADLAKALRATGDRAAAARAEAEAKEAAASFEMQQAGTSRRMRRGWRRWRSRTMVRSRRRA from the coding sequence GTGGGGAACACCATTGTCACGTCTGGCGCGATCATTTTGCAGGTGTCGGCGCGGGGGAACCTCGTCGTGTGGACGCTGGCGCTCATTGCGGTGTCGCTGATCACGGGGATTCTGGCGATCGGGACTGAGTGGCTGATCTCGGAGGGGGCGGAGAAGAAGGCTTCTGAGGATCGGCGGGCGGGGTGGCCGGATTCGCGGGTCGTTGACGGCGCCGCGCCTTTGAGTCTGGAGTTGCCGCCGGCTGATGAGCAGTTCGTGGGGCGGCGGCTGCAGCTAGATCAGTTGCGGGACATGTTGCGGCGGACGGCCAACGACGGGCGCGGGGCGCCGGTGCTGGCCTTGTACGGCATGGGCGGCGTGGGCAAGACCTCGCTGGCGGTGCAGTTCGCCGAGGAGGTGCGCAGTGAGTATCCCGGCGGGGTGCTGCATCTCTCGCTCAGTGCCGGCGGGACCAGCGGGCTCGACGCGCCGGATCCGGCGACGGCGCTCGGCCGGCTGCTCGCCGCGCTCGGGGTGCGGGCGGGGGAGGTGCCTCCGGAGGAGGAGGCGCGGCGGCGGCTCTACTTCGACCGCCTCGTCGGACGCCGGGTGCTGGTCGTGCTCGACGATGCGAAATCCGCCGCGCAGGTGCGTCCGCTGCTGGCGCGGGTGCGTGGCTGCGCGACCGTGATCACCAGCCGGCGTCCGTTGGGGCTGCTGGAAGCTGTGCCCTTCACGGTCGGCGGCCTCGACGACGACTCCCTGCGCGAACTCCTCATCCGCCACGTCGGCGCCCGCCGGGTCGAGGAGGAGCCCGACGCCGCGCGCCAGATCATCCGCGCCTGCGGCGGTCTGCCGCTCGCGCTGCGCCTGGTCGCCGCCCGGCTGGCCGCCGACGGCCACCGCACGCTGGCCGAACTCGCCGACCGGCTCAGCCTCGACGAGTTCCGCTCCGGCGACGTCCGCGTCCGCGACGCCATCGAGGTCTCCTACGCCGAGCTCAGTGCCCGCAGCCGCCAGGCCTTCCGGCTGCTGACCCTGTTCCCCTCCATATCCCTGCGCGAGTGGGCTCCGGCGCCGCTGCTCGACATCCCGGTCGCCGACGCGCTGGAGGTCATGGAAGACCTCGTGGAAGCGCAGCTTCTGGAACGTGCGGCGCGTGGCGGGTCCAACGGCACCGAGTACCGCTTCCACGCTCTCGTCCGCGAATACGCCGAGGAACGCCTCGCCGCCGAGGAGACGCCCGAGGACCAGCGCGTCGCCCTGGCCCGGCTCGGCGGCGCCTTCCTCGCCCTGGCCGAATACGCCGAGCACCTCACCGACCCCACCGTCCCGCGCCACGGCCGCGACGGCGGCGCGCTGCCTTCCAGCGCCGAGCACTGGCACGTCGACGACCCCGCCCTGCTCCGCTACGCCGAGTACGGACCGACCCGCTGGCTGCTCGGCGACTGCCGCCGGCTGGGGCGCATGGTCGAGCGCACGCACGAGGCCGAGCTGTGGGACCTGTGCTGGGAACTGTCGGTGGTGCTGGCCCGGGTGCTGGAGACCGTCTACACCGTCTGGAACCGCTGGGACGACGTGCTGCGCAACGGCCTGGACGCCGCCGCCCGCCGCGGCGACCGCCGTGCCGAGTCGATCATCCAGCAGGGCTACGGCGTCCTGCGCCACTACCAGGACCGCTTCGACGAGGCCGAACAGCACTTCACGATCGCGCTGCGGCTGTGCCGCGAGATCGGCCACCGCCCCGGCGAGGCCTACACCCTGCGCTGGATAGGCCGCGGGCACTACTTCGCCGGCCGGTTCGCCGCCGCCGTCCACGAGCTGGAGCAGGCGCTCGAACTGTCCCGCGCGCTGGGCAACAAGCTCGCCGAGGCGCGCGTCCTGCGCGATCTGTGCGAGGCCTACGCCGGACTGCGCCGGTTCACCGACGCCGAGGAGGCGATCCGCGCCGCGCTCGCGCTGTTCGAGGGCGACGCGGTGGACCAGGGCGCGGACTGGGACGTGCGCCAGCCCGCCGAAGCCGCGCGGGCCCGCCGCGACCTCGGCGTGCTGCTGAACCGCCGCTACAAGTTCGCCGAAGCCGAGCAGCAGCTGACCTCGGCCGTGGACACCCTGACCGAGCTCGGCCACTGGTACTGGCGCGCCTCGGCGGTCTTCGACCTGGCCATGCTCCGCCTGCGCCAGCACCGGCCGATCGAGGCCGAGGCGCTGATGTGGCAGTCCTTCGACACCTTCAACGACTCCGGCTACCGCTACTGGACCGCCGTCGTCGCCCGCCGCCTGGCGATGCTCCGCCTGGAGCAGGGGCGTGTCGAGGAGGCGGTGGAGCTGATGATGCCGGTGCTGGAGACGTTCCAGCACCTGGGCCTCGGCCTCTGGGAGAGCTACACGCTGCGCGTCCTGGCCTGGGCCCGCCGCGAGGAGGGCCGCCTGGACGTCGCCGACCAGCACCTGGAGGACGCCGCCGCACTCGCCGAGCGCTACCAGGACCCGTGGGGCTTGATGCGCGTGCACTGGATGCAGGCCTCGGTGTGGATGGCCCAGGGCCGGACGACGGACGCCGTGCGCCTGTACCGGGACGCGGCGGCCACGGCGGCGCGCTACGAGGAGCCGTGGCAGGAGGCTGAGATCCTCGCCGATCTCGCGAAAGCCCTGCGCGCGACCGGCGACCGTGCGGCGGCGGCACGGGCCGAGGCCGAGGCGAAGGAAGCGGCGGCGAGCTTCGAGATGCAGCAGGCCGGGACCTCGCGGCGGATGCGGCGGGGATGGCGGCGCTGGCGGTCGCGGACGATGGTGCGGTCGCGGCGGCGGGCTTAG